The Pseudomonadota bacterium genome segment CCAACCCGAAAGGGATGGTGATTCGGGGGTCCGGTTATTCATCTGGCGCCGGAGCGGCCATCTTGCGATCAAGCTTTATATAACTTTTCCCCTCCAGATTCAATACGCCTGACCGATTTATTGTCAAGCATTGACTTTGCAAATCGGCCTGGCCCATAATCATATAGAGATCCGGTCATGGTATGTTGTAAAGAGTATGGATTTTGCGGGGCAGTGGAAAAGCCTTTTCAACTGAAGATCCTGGTTGATGCTGTTCAGACTGCACTGGCAAAGAAATCATATATTGAGGAGCGAGGTTCATGATTGTTGATAAGGCAAATGCGGCAAACATTTATGCGGTAACAAGGGAACAGGTTCCGGGGGAGAAATCAGGTCCACCCGAAAGGAAAACTGATTCAGGAGGCGGGCTGGCGGGTGATGCCGGACCGGCGGTGGTTGCGGAGCTTTCTGCGGCAGCCCTTGCAAGCAGCCGGGCGGTAAAAACCTCCGAAGAGGTTTCCGATCAGAGCGGAACCGGCCGGGGCGATGATCAAAAGCCCGGCAGAAGCAGTGGAAAGCCATTGTCGCCGGTGGACATTATCGTGTGATTCCTGCTTTAAAAACCCAGCTCCTGGAGAATCCGCGGGTTTTTCGTCCAGTTCTTCTCGACTTTCACAAACAGTTTCAACAGGACCTTCTGACCCAACAGGGTTTCAATATCATGCCGGGCCGTACTGCCGATTTTAACGAGCATTGATCCCTGCCTGCCGATGATGATCCCTTTCTGGGAGTTCTGTTCCACAAGAATGGTGGCATCGATGGTCACCATTTTTTTTTGCTCGTCCTCCTTGAATCGGTCAATGATCACCGCAGTCGAGTAGGGGACTTCATCTCGAGTTTCAAGAAAGATCTTTTCCCGGATGATCTCCGCCACAATAAAACGCTCGGTCGCATCGGTCGGGATATCATCCGGGTAGAGTTTCGGTCCTTCGGGGATCAGGGGCAGGAGTTCCTGCAGAAGAATTTCACAGCCGTCATTCCGCAGGGCCGAGATCGGGATGATCGCCCTGAAGGGGAAAATCTCTTTATAGACTTCAAGAATCGGCAGCAGTTTCTCCGGGGGGACCAGGTCGATCTTGTTGAGCAGGAGAATGGCCGGATGTCTGGTGCCCTGGAGGATATGGGCCGGATTTTTGGCCGGGGTGGGTAGAGGCAGGGTGACATCGATCATGAAAAGGATGGCATCAACCTCGTCGAGGGTTTCCATGGCGATCCTGACCATCTCGATATTCAGCGGGCTTCTGGCCTTGTGCACTCCGGGTGTGTCGAGGAGCAACAACTGATGGTCCGGGCCGTTCAGGATGCCGAGAATGCGGTTTCGGGTGGTCTGCGGTTTCGGGGAGACGATGGATATCTTCTGTCCGAGAAGGGAATTGAGCAGGGTGGATTTCCCGACATTCGGCGGGCCGACCAGGGCAACCACCCCGGACTTTATTTTCTGCTGATCTGCCATGAATAACGGGTCTCTCTTCAAAATGGTTTATGCCGGACGGTCAATATAGCCTCTTTCGCTGTTCATGGCATGCTAATTGATGACAAACCGGACCTTTCCTGTTAGATAAACTCTTTTTGGAAAACATGTCCTGTTTGAAAGCGATCCAGGACCATCAGCCTTCCGGGCAGGCAGGATTCAAAACGGAAGTTTCCGGTTCCGGGTAATAGTTTCCCCTTCACCCTCTCGGTAATTTTATACCTTCATCAGTGGATATTCCTTGTCGGATATTGGATGTTCGGTTTGTAATGTAAAAGGGGAGGCTGGCGGAACTCCCGCCGGTTTTACCGCGGCCTGCTCAGGGACTGGATTCTTAAATAACAGCAAACTCAGGATTCAACTATGGCCCACTCGGGCAGAATCGTCGAATATATCGAGCATGGCAAATTTATCTGCGCTCTGGTGATGGAGGATGACCCCAAGCGATTGCGGGTCCTGAACCAGAACGGACGGGAGGTCAAGCTGCCTGCGGCCAGGATTCTCCACAAAACCGTGCAATCTTACGATGGTGGGGAGAGCCGGGAGGATGTGCAGCGACTGCTTCAGGCTGTAAACAATGAACGGCAGCGGCTCTCTGAAGAGATTGATCTCGATGCCATCTGGGAGCTTGCGAGTGAAGGGGGGCAGGAGAGTTTTACTCCCCTTTTCCTTGCCGGACTGTGTTTTGGCGAAGAACCCTCCGAAGAGCAGGTCGCGGCTTTTTTACGTGCCGTGTTCGCCGACCGTTTCTTTTTCAAATTCCGGGAAGGTCTGATCGTCGTCCATCCTCCGGAGGTGGTGGCGCAGCTTAGGGAAAGGGCCGAGCGAGAAAAGGAAAGCGAAACGTTTCTTGCGGAAGGAGGATCCATTCTTTTAGCCATTGAGAAGGGGGATGGGGCGACTGATGATCATCCTGCGAGAAAGAGAATCCTTGACCTGGTCCGGGGTTATTATCTCTACGGAAACGATTTCGAAGACAGCGCCCTGGCTCGTGAGTTGCTGAAACAGGCAGGATTCAACGGCGATCATGATCCCTATCACCTCCTTGTCAAGGCAGGTTTCTGGCAGCAGGATGAGAATTACTATCTTGAACGGTTCGAGGTGCCGACGGATTTTCCCGAAGAAGTTCAGGCCGAGGCTGCATCCTGTATTGAACCGGATCTTGATGAACTTCTGGCCGACGGGTATCGGGATCTGACCGATTTGCCGCTCATTACCATTGATGGCGCGTTGACCCGGGATTTTGATGATGCCCTGCATATTGAAAAAATCGGGGAAAACTTCCGGGTCGGCATTCATGTCGCCGATGTGTCACGCTATGTCAAACCGCGCAGCCCCCTGTTCCTGGAAGCCGAAAAAAGATGCACCTCCCTCTATTTCGCCGATCGTCAGATACCCATGCTGCCTGCCGAGCTCTCAGAGGGGGCCTGCAGTCTGGTGAAAGACCGGATCCGGCCGGTAATCAGCGTCCTTGCGCTTCTCACACCCGCTGGAGAGGTGCTTGAATATAAGGTCGTCCGGGGGGTGGTCAGGGTCCGCAGGCAGCTGTCGTATGAAGAGGCGAACTCCCTGCTTGCTGACGATCCTGAACTCGCTCCCCTGGACAGATTGGGGCAGGTATTAAGAAAAAACAGGATCGATAATGGCGCATTGCTGATGCCCATCCCCGATGTGCTGATCGATTTCGCAGAGGATGGAGAAATCAGGGTCACCCTGGCCGATGCCGATTCCGGAGCCAGGGCGCTGATTGCCGAATTCATGGTCCTCGCGAACACCCTTGGCGCCTCATATGTGGCCGATCGGGAGGTCCCGGGATTGTTTCGCAGCCAGGAAGCTCCGCACCGGCGGTTGAGCGAGGGTTTCCACCGGGAGTTGTATCTCAATTTACGGCAGCGGAAATATCTGCGACCGGCAATGATCACCACCACCCCCAAACCCCACAGTTGTGTCGGGGCCGTGCAATACACCACCATGACTTCACCGATCAGGCGATTTTTCGATCTGGTCATGCAGCACCAGCTTTCGGCTATCCTGAAAGGTGAGAGGATGCGGTTTTCAAAATCCGAACTGAACGGATTTATCGCTTCCATCACCAGGCTCAACAGCAGGGCCAATCTGGTGCGGCGGCTGCGGCATCGCTACTGGCTGCTCAAGTATCTTGTAGCCGATGGCCGGGAAAGATTCCCGGCGCTGGTGGTTGACAAGGGGCCGAGAAAAGTCGTGGTGGTATTGACCGACATTCTGCTGGAAGGGGATCTTCCGCCAAATCAGGGGGCCCGGGTGGAGCCCGGCGACATGATCACGGTAAAACTTGCCAAGGTAAGCCCGCTCGACGATATCCTGCGGTTGGAATGGTGAGCCGTCACCGGAATATGAATACTGGACTGGTGAAAAATATGTTCAATAAATCCGGATTGTCGTTTCTGTCTGTCATCGTGGCGCTCTTGATTTCATTTTTTCTGCTTTCGGGGTGTTTTATGTTCGGGAAAAAAATATTTGAAGAAAAAATAACGCTCAGGCATGGCGAGAAAGTAGTGCTTGCCAACGGAGTCAGCCTGGAATTGAAGAAGATCATTTACGAGACGATTGCGGCCAACCCGGATGATCCGGTAAGCTATCCTGCCGGCAGCGGCGCTACCGTCTATCTGGTTCTGAAGAAAGGTTCCACCGGCGGAGAATTGTATCTGACCATGCTTTCGACCGGCTATGTGAGTGAACTTTCAGGTTCATGGAAGGGAAATGTAGTCAGGCTTGAAGGAGTCGGCCATAACAGTGTCGACCTGATTGTCAGTTCGGAGTGAGCCGGAATTTTGAAACACCCGAGGCGGATAGGGTGAAGGGAGAAAGACTTTCCGCCTCTTTGAACGAACAGTGTTTCGCTTTGCAGGTTCAGTCGTAAATAATCGAGGGGTAACGTTCGAGGAGCGCCTCTGTTTCAGCGTCGAGCTGGTCAGCGACTTCATGGATGTGAAACTCCTTGCCGCATTTCACGCATTTCAGCCGCACCTTCCAGCAGGCCCGCAGGACTTCCATTTTTCCTCCGCACAGCTTGCATTTCATCAATGGAGACGGCCTCTCAGCTCAATAACTGCTCACGGGTAAAAACGGCTTTCAGCGGGTATCCTTTTTTAGCCAGAACTTCGGCCCCGCCCTCCTGGCGGTCAACCACGGTCACCACCAGGCCCACTTTAAACCCCTGGGCTTCCACGCGATCAATCACCTGAAGCAGGGTGCCGCCTGTCGTTACAACGTCTTCCAGCAGGGCGACCGTGCCCCCGGCGGGCATGTTTTTCAACCCCTCGATATACTGACCGGTGCCGTGCCCCTTGGATTCTTTCCGGACGATAAAGGCCGGTACCGGAGACTGTTCCAGAAAACTCACCAGGGAAACGGCTGTGACCAGGGGGTCTGCACCCAGGGTCATCCCGCCAACCGCCTCAATCGGGACTTGATTGTCCTGAAGCAATTCAAAAATGAGTTTGCCGCAGAGATAGGCCCCTTCCGCAGAGAGGGTCGTCTGTTTGCCGTCGATATAGAAATCGGACTCTTTGCCGGAGGAAAGTTTGAAGGTGCCTTTCCGGTATGATTTTTCAAGCAGGATTTCTTTCAGTCTCTGTCTGTTATCCAAGGTTCCGTCCTTTTTTTTGGATGAATAAAGTTACATCTGGCTGAAGTAATATTTCAGGTTGGCCTGGGGGTCAATTCTCGGGTGAATGCGACCGTTTCTGGAACTCATGACCACCATGGCCCCCGGGCCGTGGCCGGCCAGAACGCAGTCGGAATGAACGATGATGCCGATCACCACGCCGCCGGTTTTGTAGATCCGGCCATAAGTAGCATCGGCATCGGTGATGGCGACAAAATCGCCGATGCGAAGATTCTTTAAACGATACTCTTCAACCGTTTCATCATCGAAAAGCTGAATGTCGTAATCTCCGCTCTGACTATGGGAAGAGCCGATACCGGACCCCATGATCCGGGCCGGGACAATGTGGGTCACCGGGACTTCAAGGCGGCCATCGTCATGGATGGTGATATCGATTTTTTCAAGCAGGCCCGGATCGAGGTTCATCACCTTTACCGGGGAGTCTTCCAGTTCCAGACCGCAACCGCAGGCCTTGATCTGGATTTTGTCGCCAATGACCAGATTTTCAAGGACATCCTTGTCGAAGTCAACCAGAACGTGCTCGATGCCACCGTGCTTTCCGGTTACCCTGCCGGTTTTTCCCTTGGCATCGCCGGAAACAACGGTGGCGACATTGCCGGCGCAGGAAAATTGATTGAGGGCTCGGTTCGGGCCGGGTTGCCCCTGAAATTGGGTGAAATTACTGATACTGACCCCCGGTTCCACATGGTCGGCGACGAGTCCGGTCGCCAGATCACCGATTCGCAGGTTGTAAGTGATTCCGCCAACACCCGGGTAAATGCCGGATCTGCCTTCAGGATCAATTCGATAAGGGCTCAAGCCGCCGAGTGGGGAGGTTATCTCGCCGATTACCGACTGGCAGATCAGTTTCTCTTTATTGTTTTTGAGCATAAAAGGCACCAGTATGTCGAGAGTGTATCTTTCAGGTGGATGAAAAGGAGCTTTAGAGTTTATAAATAAATTGACGCAAGATCTCAAGCAGGGAAATCGGTTCAGATTCAGACCGCGTTGTGTTTTCTGAACGTAAGGTTAGCGAAATAAATTCATTTTCGGAACCAGAGATCGTCATCTGAGGATTTTCGGTCACACGTTGAAGCGAAAATTGACACAGTCTCCATCCTGAACAATGTAATCTTTACCTTCCAGGCGCCACAGACCTTTTTCTTTGGCTTTTGCCTCGCTGCCGCAGGCAACGAAGTCATCATAGGAGATGACTTCGGCTCTGATAAAGCCCCTTTCAAAATCGGTATGAATGACGCCGGCCGCCTGAGGGGCGGTTGCGCCTTTTCTGATGGTCCATGCCCGGGTCTCTTTTTCACCGACGGTGAAGTAGTCTATCAAACCGAGCATGTTGTAGCCGGCCTTGACCAGCCGGTTGAGTCCCGACTCCTCCATGCCCATGTCGTTTAGGAACTCCTGCCGCTCATCGGCAGGCAGGCTGCTCAGTTCTTCTTCGATGGCGCCCGAGATGACAACTACCGGAGCGTTTTCTTCACTGGCTGCAGCTTCAAGCTCTTCTACCCATTTATTGCCGGTGGCAATATCCTCCTCCTGTACATTGGCAACGTACAGGACCGGTTTGGCGGTGAGCAGGCAGAGCTCTTTCATTAAAGACCGGCCGCCTTCATCGACCTCAAGAAGCCTTGCCGGTTTACCGTTATCAAGAAGGGCTGCAAGTTTTTCAAGCACTTTCAGCTGCACCTGGGCCTCCTTGTCGCCGGTACGGGCTCTTCCCGCTGTCTTGTCGGTTCTGCGGCTCACCGTGTCCATATCAGCCAGGATCAGTTCGGTATTGATCACTTCCCGGTCGCGAAGCGGGTCGATTGAACCCTCGACGTGGACAATGTTAGAATCTTCAAAGCAGCGGACCACATGGGCGATTGCATCGACCTGACGGATATGGGCGAGGAACTGGTTGCCCAGGCCTTCACCTTTGCTGGCGCCGGCGACGAGACCTGCGATATCGACAAATTCCATCTGGGCATTTACGGTGCGTTTGGTTTTGGCGATCGCGGAGAGGATGTCCAGCCGTTTGTCACGGACCGGCACCATGCCGACGTTTGGTTCAATAGTGCAGAAGGGGTAATTGGCCGATTCAATGCCGGCCGAGGTCATGGCATTGAAAATTGTCGATTTGCCAACATTGGGCAGGCCGACTATGCCGCAGCGAAATCCCATATATCTACCTGTAAACAGTTATTTTTTATCTGCTTGTGAAAATTGTTTTTGAGTGGCAACCTTTATACTGGTTTATTGGGGCCGGGGCAAGTACTGTTTACCCGGTGTGACCACATTTTGCAGCTGACCGCTTATAACCCGATATTTCATGATGAATGACAAGCAAACCATTTCCATCCTTGGCCAGATCGTAAAGGATATCTGTGAGAACAGGAACTGGCAGGAAAAACTTGAGCGGCACCGTGTGTTTTCTTTCTGGACAAAGGCGGTCGGCCAGCTCATAGCATCCCATGCGAGCCCCAGACTTTTGAGGAACACGGTGCTCTGGGTGGATGTTTCTGATTCGGTCTGGATGCAGCAGCTTCATTTTCAGAAGACCGAGATGCTCGAATCGATCAATGCAAGGCTGCATGGTGTGATGATTGAGGACATCCGTTTTCAGCTGGCAAGCTTCTTTACCCCAGGAAAAGCAGATCTCCCGACTGATCTGCGCGAAAAAATTTCTGCAGAACCAGATCCGATTGAGACACTTGAATTTGATAAAATGACTTCGGCGATCCCTGATGAAAATATCCGGCAGAGTATGAAGAAACTGTGGATGGCCCAGAAGTTGAGGCCGAAATAATGTCCAGGTCAAGCTGCTTGTCTGCTCGTACCGATGAGTTAAGTTAAGCAGGCACGCCGCTCAACTTAAGCTTTATGCCCCTGGGCGAAAGCGGGCCTGTGAGACATTGAGACGTATACTCGGAGGGTGATATGGAGATGGATCACTCTTTGGGAAGGATGCTGTTTAGCGCACTTCCTGCCGGGGTTTCACCGCTGAGGAAAGAAATGGCATGACACGCCTGTTGTGAATCCCTGCACTGAAAGGCACGGACAATGCGCCCCTGGTTTACCAGGGTTGAAGATGCCTTGAATTTTTTTTCCGGCAGGGTGATGTGAATATTGTTGATCATTGAATCCACCGGCAAACACTCACCGTTTGTTCTGGTGCAAACCAGCATGCCCGACCTGCTCAGGTTGACGATCTGCAGATTGGTCAAAGCGGTGTGGTCGGCAAGAAAACTGACGGTCGCTTCGTCGAAACTGTCCACTCTGGTATTTCTCCTGCATTTCAGGCGATAAAGATGGTCAGGCAACGAGATCGTCAGATCATAGAGTCCCTCGCTGACAAGGACCGCCTTGATCATATTCCAGCAGCCGGAGGAATCCTGGAAAAAAATCTGGAAATCATTGTTTTTCCCATTCCATTCAATAGGTTTGTCTATCTGCAGGGTGTTTGCATCAATCTTGATCAGTACGCTCTTAAAATGCAGATCAAGGTTGTTGTTGCAGAGTGTAAGGAAGGCATGACTGTCCCTGGCGCCTTTGAGGAGCGACATCACGGTTCTTTCATCCCTGGCGATGAGGAATCGTTCCTCCGACACCAGCCATGGTGAATGATCGAATATTGAAGTATCCATTATTGATTTAATGCCTGATCCCCGATTTCAATAAAAATTACCCCTTTCTAGAAACAGTATCTCACACTGCCGGGAAGAAAATCAAGTGAAATGTTGTGCTGCATATGTGTTAGGTGTTTGAAAGTTCGATGAAATATGGCGGTTCGGCGGGAGTTGTGTTCGTCTTCCGACAGGACAGCAGCTGTTGAATCAGCGGGCGAGATGCAGCTCGCCGGGCATCTTTGCACTCCACCCTGCCGGCACATTACAAAAGCATTCTGTGAAGATTCTGTAGAGAGTCCTGATCTTTGTGGATAAAAGTTATGCCATGGCAGACCCGGCCGGAATCATCATGCTGATATGATCGGACGACAATACCCTGGTCAATAATGGTTGAAGAGGGCTGTTTCGGATCATCAATGTCGATGGTGATGTTGTTCACGGTTGAATTTATCTCGGCCTGATCAGTCTCAGAGCCGCTGCAGACAAGCATTCCAGATGCACTCAGGTTTAAAATCTGCAGATCTGCAAATGACTGGTTGTTGTAACGAAACCTGGCTCTTGCTTCATAGGGGGTTTCAACCCGCTTGTGCCATCGGCTCGTCAGTTTGTGCAGATGGCCTGGGATGAAAAGAGAAAGCTGGTAGATCTCTTTTTCACAGAGATCGGAGACCATGAAATTCCAGGTGTCGTTCTGGTCTCTGAAAAAAATTTTGAATCTTTCGGGGGAACCCGGCCAGTCGATAGGTTTGTCGATCTGGAGGGTCTGGTGGGAAAGTTTCAGGATGACACTTTTCAGAGGAGTTTCAAGCCCTTCACCGCACAGGGTAAGAAGGCGGTGTTTTTTTTTGACAAACTCAAGGGTGTTTCTGATCTGAAAGGTGCTGTTTATCAGCGTGAAGCGTTTTTCCTCGATATCCCAGGGAGAACGGTTGTATTTTGAATCTGCCATTGGTCTTTCACTAGCTTCTTTTGGGGATGGGTAGACAATTTCTGGTGACTTTTATTGATTTCATTATCTCACAGGGTGGGAGGGAAGTAAATACGGGGAGAATACGGGGATCCTTCTGGGAGTAGGGACTTCAGCTTGATGGGGGGGCAAAGAAGAGATGGAAGTTCTGTTGGGGAATCAAACCGTATTTTTTGTTGCTGGAGAAGATTCGCGATGCGCTTCTTTGCGCCGCATTTTCAGATAAATCTCAACAGCGTCCAGCAGATCAAGGTCGGAAGGGGGAATGGCAAAGGAAATGCCGATCTCGGTGCGGTTCCTGGGCAGGTCTCTGGTTCTTGCCACCCGTGCTTCCGGAATATTGATCTGCTGTTCCCGACTGTTTTCAAATGCATACAGGGATAGGCTAACCGGCTCAAGGACCTCTCCTTTCCTGGTGTCTTCATATGAGTCGCTGATGAGTCTTGCTCCGATTAATGAAAAATCTTCCACCCTGCAGTTGACGAGTCTTTTCCGATCCCTGAAAGCAAAGATGGCTCTGGAGTTGCCGGGGGTGTTTACCCGGCTGTGTTTACGCCTCTGGACCTTGAATATTTCCTGCGGGAGATTGATCGCAATATGCTCCGCCGTCTCAAGGACAGGTTCACAATCGAAGCCGCAGATCGGTTCACCTGGAAGCTGAAAGGTGATGAAGCATTTTTCACGGTTGATGCAATTACCGTCAGGTTTAAAGAGCATCACCAGGGTATTCCCGTTTTTGTTGAAGATCTCTCTGGCGT includes the following:
- a CDS encoding DUF721 domain-containing protein produces the protein MMNDKQTISILGQIVKDICENRNWQEKLERHRVFSFWTKAVGQLIASHASPRLLRNTVLWVDVSDSVWMQQLHFQKTEMLESINARLHGVMIEDIRFQLASFFTPGKADLPTDLREKISAEPDPIETLEFDKMTSAIPDENIRQSMKKLWMAQKLRPK
- the pyrE gene encoding orotate phosphoribosyltransferase, which codes for MDNRQRLKEILLEKSYRKGTFKLSSGKESDFYIDGKQTTLSAEGAYLCGKLIFELLQDNQVPIEAVGGMTLGADPLVTAVSLVSFLEQSPVPAFIVRKESKGHGTGQYIEGLKNMPAGGTVALLEDVVTTGGTLLQVIDRVEAQGFKVGLVVTVVDRQEGGAEVLAKKGYPLKAVFTREQLLS
- the ychF gene encoding redox-regulated ATPase YchF, which codes for MGFRCGIVGLPNVGKSTIFNAMTSAGIESANYPFCTIEPNVGMVPVRDKRLDILSAIAKTKRTVNAQMEFVDIAGLVAGASKGEGLGNQFLAHIRQVDAIAHVVRCFEDSNIVHVEGSIDPLRDREVINTELILADMDTVSRRTDKTAGRARTGDKEAQVQLKVLEKLAALLDNGKPARLLEVDEGGRSLMKELCLLTAKPVLYVANVQEEDIATGNKWVEELEAAASEENAPVVVISGAIEEELSSLPADERQEFLNDMGMEESGLNRLVKAGYNMLGLIDYFTVGEKETRAWTIRKGATAPQAAGVIHTDFERGFIRAEVISYDDFVACGSEAKAKEKGLWRLEGKDYIVQDGDCVNFRFNV
- a CDS encoding DUF4438 domain-containing protein, with the translated sequence MLKNNKEKLICQSVIGEITSPLGGLSPYRIDPEGRSGIYPGVGGITYNLRIGDLATGLVADHVEPGVSISNFTQFQGQPGPNRALNQFSCAGNVATVVSGDAKGKTGRVTGKHGGIEHVLVDFDKDVLENLVIGDKIQIKACGCGLELEDSPVKVMNLDPGLLEKIDITIHDDGRLEVPVTHIVPARIMGSGIGSSHSQSGDYDIQLFDDETVEEYRLKNLRIGDFVAITDADATYGRIYKTGGVVIGIIVHSDCVLAGHGPGAMVVMSSRNGRIHPRIDPQANLKYYFSQM
- the era gene encoding GTPase Era, whose product is MADQQKIKSGVVALVGPPNVGKSTLLNSLLGQKISIVSPKPQTTRNRILGILNGPDHQLLLLDTPGVHKARSPLNIEMVRIAMETLDEVDAILFMIDVTLPLPTPAKNPAHILQGTRHPAILLLNKIDLVPPEKLLPILEVYKEIFPFRAIIPISALRNDGCEILLQELLPLIPEGPKLYPDDIPTDATERFIVAEIIREKIFLETRDEVPYSTAVIIDRFKEDEQKKMVTIDATILVEQNSQKGIIIGRQGSMLVKIGSTARHDIETLLGQKVLLKLFVKVEKNWTKNPRILQELGF
- a CDS encoding RNB domain-containing ribonuclease, producing the protein MAHSGRIVEYIEHGKFICALVMEDDPKRLRVLNQNGREVKLPAARILHKTVQSYDGGESREDVQRLLQAVNNERQRLSEEIDLDAIWELASEGGQESFTPLFLAGLCFGEEPSEEQVAAFLRAVFADRFFFKFREGLIVVHPPEVVAQLRERAEREKESETFLAEGGSILLAIEKGDGATDDHPARKRILDLVRGYYLYGNDFEDSALARELLKQAGFNGDHDPYHLLVKAGFWQQDENYYLERFEVPTDFPEEVQAEAASCIEPDLDELLADGYRDLTDLPLITIDGALTRDFDDALHIEKIGENFRVGIHVADVSRYVKPRSPLFLEAEKRCTSLYFADRQIPMLPAELSEGACSLVKDRIRPVISVLALLTPAGEVLEYKVVRGVVRVRRQLSYEEANSLLADDPELAPLDRLGQVLRKNRIDNGALLMPIPDVLIDFAEDGEIRVTLADADSGARALIAEFMVLANTLGASYVADREVPGLFRSQEAPHRRLSEGFHRELYLNLRQRKYLRPAMITTTPKPHSCVGAVQYTTMTSPIRRFFDLVMQHQLSAILKGERMRFSKSELNGFIASITRLNSRANLVRRLRHRYWLLKYLVADGRERFPALVVDKGPRKVVVVLTDILLEGDLPPNQGARVEPGDMITVKLAKVSPLDDILRLEW
- a CDS encoding PilZ domain-containing protein, which encodes MADSKYNRSPWDIEEKRFTLINSTFQIRNTLEFVKKKHRLLTLCGEGLETPLKSVILKLSHQTLQIDKPIDWPGSPERFKIFFRDQNDTWNFMVSDLCEKEIYQLSLFIPGHLHKLTSRWHKRVETPYEARARFRYNNQSFADLQILNLSASGMLVCSGSETDQAEINSTVNNITIDIDDPKQPSSTIIDQGIVVRSYQHDDSGRVCHGITFIHKDQDSLQNLHRMLL
- a CDS encoding PilZ domain-containing protein, which encodes MKEHWSADSQVIHKTFTTLIKGNHPFYIYQLGRDHFTVYAREIFNKNGNTLVMLFKPDGNCINREKCFITFQLPGEPICGFDCEPVLETAEHIAINLPQEIFKVQRRKHSRVNTPGNSRAIFAFRDRKRLVNCRVEDFSLIGARLISDSYEDTRKGEVLEPVSLSLYAFENSREQQINIPEARVARTRDLPRNRTEIGISFAIPPSDLDLLDAVEIYLKMRRKEAHRESSPATKNTV